A section of the Clostridium felsineum DSM 794 genome encodes:
- a CDS encoding M18 family aminopeptidase, with translation MQNELEFAKKLIDFIYDSPSPFHSVENIKNILLENGFTEVKEENKWELTKNGKYFVERNDSALVAFNVGSGFVAKKGFKIIGGHTDSPTFRIKPIPEMVSENSYIKLNTEVYGGPILNTWFDRPLSIAGRVTVRGKNVLCPDTKLINIKRPILVIPNLAIHMNRDVNSGIKINPQIDTLPVLGLINDKFEKENYLIKVIASELGEDISNILDFDLFLYEYDKGCIMGINNEFISSSRLDDLEMVHAGVTALVNSKNSEATNVLACFDNEEIGSSTKQGADSQFLSDILERIVLSFGGDREDFFRALHNSFMISSDSAHAVHPNKGEKADPITRPHINEGPVIKISAAQKYTSDSNSIAVYEEICKLSGVPYQKFVNRSDERGGSTIGPITATHTAIRTVDIGTALLAMHSIRELCGTLDHVYVEKSFEEFYNL, from the coding sequence ATGCAAAATGAACTTGAATTTGCAAAAAAGTTAATAGATTTCATATATGATAGTCCATCACCATTCCATTCGGTGGAAAATATTAAAAATATACTACTTGAAAATGGTTTTACTGAAGTGAAGGAAGAAAATAAATGGGAACTCACTAAGAATGGTAAATATTTTGTTGAAAGAAATGATTCAGCATTGGTGGCATTTAATGTAGGGAGTGGATTTGTGGCAAAAAAGGGTTTTAAAATAATAGGGGGACATACAGATTCGCCTACTTTTAGAATAAAACCTATTCCAGAAATGGTTTCGGAAAATTCATATATAAAGCTTAACACAGAGGTATATGGAGGACCAATATTAAATACTTGGTTTGATAGACCACTTTCTATAGCAGGTAGGGTTACGGTAAGAGGGAAAAACGTGTTATGTCCAGATACAAAGCTCATAAATATAAAAAGACCTATACTAGTTATACCTAATTTAGCTATACATATGAATAGAGATGTAAATAGTGGAATTAAAATTAATCCTCAAATTGATACTTTGCCTGTATTAGGGCTTATTAATGATAAGTTCGAAAAAGAAAATTATCTTATTAAGGTTATTGCTAGTGAACTTGGAGAAGATATTTCTAATATATTAGATTTTGACTTGTTCTTATATGAATATGATAAGGGCTGCATTATGGGAATAAATAATGAATTTATATCAAGCAGTAGATTAGATGATCTTGAAATGGTTCACGCAGGAGTAACTGCATTAGTTAACTCTAAAAATTCTGAAGCTACAAATGTTTTAGCTTGTTTTGATAATGAGGAAATAGGAAGCTCTACAAAGCAAGGAGCAGATTCACAATTTTTATCAGATATTCTTGAAAGAATAGTTTTATCCTTCGGAGGGGATAGAGAAGATTTCTTTAGAGCTCTTCATAATTCTTTTATGATATCATCAGACTCAGCACATGCAGTTCATCCTAATAAGGGAGAAAAGGCAGATCCAATAACAAGACCTCATATAAATGAAGGTCCAGTTATAAAAATAAGTGCAGCTCAAAAGTATACTTCTGATAGTAATTCTATAGCTGTATATGAGGAAATATGTAAGCTTTCGGGTGTTCCGTATCAAAAGTTCGTGAACAGATCTGATGAAAGAGGTGGAAGTACGATAGGACCTATAACAGCTACACATACTGCAATAAGAACAGTTGATATAGGCACAGCTTTATTAGCTATGCATTCAATAAGAGAATTGTGTGGCACTCTAGATCATGTATATGTAGAGAAATCCTTTGAAGAATTTTATAATTTATAG
- the ftsH gene encoding ATP-dependent zinc metalloprotease FtsH, which translates to MFDNKNFKDNKYKYAIFYTLGAIIFVLIVNYVASSIRTEEITYNKFLDLLNAKKISEVNISDEKIMILPKENAGFHKKILYTGRIEDPDLKNELKKSGAQIKPEIKNNDPIKNFFINWILPILLLAFFGRIIFGKLDKKFGNGVMSFGKNNAKLYAESETGKTFEDVAGQEEAKESLVEIVDFLHNPNKYAEIGAKLPKGALLVGPPGTGKTLLAKAVAGEAKVPFFSMSGSDFVEMFVGMGAARVRDLFEQAQEKAPCIIFIDEIDAIGKSRENAMGGSNDEREQTLNQLLAEMDGFDSSKGVVILAATNRPEVLDKALLRPGRFDRRVIVDRPDLKGRESILKVHVKDVKMSEDISLEEIAKATSGAVGADLANIVNEAALLAVKFGRNKVEQEDLEKAVEVIIAGKEKKDKILSDKDKRTVAYHEVGHALVAALLKHTNPVHKITIVPTTMGALGYTMQLPEEEKYLVTKDEMMDEISVLLGGRSAEEVVFKAISTGASNDIEKATQTARNMVTVYGMTDKFDMMALQSQQNRYLDGTPVKNCSNEVEYEADKEVLRIIKEAHNKAKDILNNNRELLDNIAEILLQKETLTGSEFMKIVKESSAWKEMNETALETLTD; encoded by the coding sequence ATGTTTGATAATAAAAATTTCAAAGATAACAAGTATAAATACGCTATTTTTTATACACTTGGAGCAATAATTTTTGTTCTCATAGTTAATTATGTAGCATCCTCAATAAGAACAGAAGAAATAACATATAATAAATTTCTTGATTTATTAAATGCTAAGAAGATTTCAGAAGTTAATATTTCAGATGAAAAAATAATGATATTGCCAAAAGAGAATGCTGGATTTCATAAAAAAATTCTCTATACAGGTAGAATAGAAGATCCTGATTTGAAAAATGAACTTAAAAAGTCAGGTGCACAAATAAAGCCAGAAATAAAAAATAATGATCCAATAAAAAACTTTTTTATAAATTGGATTCTTCCAATATTACTTCTTGCGTTTTTTGGTAGAATTATATTTGGAAAGCTTGATAAAAAGTTTGGAAATGGAGTTATGTCTTTTGGTAAAAATAATGCTAAACTTTATGCAGAAAGTGAAACTGGAAAAACCTTTGAAGATGTTGCTGGACAGGAAGAAGCAAAAGAATCACTTGTTGAAATTGTGGATTTTTTACATAATCCTAATAAATATGCAGAAATAGGTGCTAAACTTCCTAAAGGAGCTCTTTTAGTAGGTCCACCAGGAACTGGTAAAACTCTATTGGCGAAAGCAGTAGCAGGTGAAGCTAAAGTACCATTTTTTTCGATGTCAGGTTCTGATTTTGTTGAAATGTTTGTAGGAATGGGAGCAGCAAGGGTTAGAGATTTATTCGAGCAAGCTCAAGAAAAGGCACCATGCATAATTTTTATAGATGAAATAGATGCTATTGGTAAAAGTAGAGAAAATGCAATGGGAGGTTCTAATGATGAAAGAGAACAGACCCTAAATCAACTTTTGGCGGAAATGGATGGATTTGATTCGTCAAAGGGAGTTGTTATTTTGGCTGCCACTAATAGACCAGAAGTTTTAGACAAAGCACTCTTAAGACCAGGTAGATTTGACAGAAGAGTTATTGTGGATAGACCAGATCTAAAAGGTAGAGAGTCTATACTTAAAGTACATGTAAAAGATGTTAAAATGTCAGAAGATATATCCCTTGAAGAAATAGCTAAAGCGACTTCAGGTGCTGTTGGAGCTGATCTTGCAAATATAGTAAATGAGGCTGCACTTTTAGCTGTAAAATTTGGAAGAAATAAAGTTGAACAAGAGGATTTAGAAAAAGCTGTTGAAGTTATAATAGCAGGAAAAGAGAAAAAGGATAAAATATTATCAGATAAAGATAAGAGGACAGTTGCATATCATGAAGTTGGTCATGCATTAGTTGCGGCGCTTTTAAAACATACTAATCCAGTACATAAAATAACAATAGTGCCTACAACTATGGGTGCACTGGGATACACTATGCAGCTTCCAGAAGAAGAAAAGTATCTTGTAACTAAAGACGAAATGATGGATGAAATATCCGTATTATTAGGAGGAAGATCAGCAGAAGAAGTTGTTTTTAAGGCTATTTCAACAGGAGCTTCAAATGATATTGAAAAAGCAACCCAAACGGCTAGAAATATGGTTACGGTATATGGAATGACTGATAAATTTGATATGATGGCACTTCAGTCTCAACAAAACAGGTATTTAGATGGAACACCTGTTAAAAATTGTAGTAATGAAGTTGAGTACGAAGCAGATAAAGAAGTATTAAGAATTATAAAAGAAGCACATAATAAGGCAAAAGATATTTTAAATAATAATAGGGAACTTCTTGATAATATTGCAGAAATTCTTCTTCAGAAAGAAACATTGACAGGTAGTGAATTTATGAAAATTGTAAAGGAGAGTTCAGCATGGAAAGAGATGAACGAAACAGCACTGGAGACATTAACAGACTAA
- a CDS encoding cation diffusion facilitator family transporter, translated as MFIKLIISKFIKDFENINDKKVRENYGILSSIMGLIVNIILFIIELTIGIFINSIAVIADAFHNLADVSASIITLIGFKLSNKPADKEHPFGHGRIEYLSALLVSAIVLIVGLEFIKTSFSRILSPQAVHFNLVSFIIILIAIPLKLWLSFFNKNIGKKIDSSALKASGADALNDVYILSSVILSLLVSAFSTISIDGYVGIFVGGLIVWSGISLMKDTIDPLLGQAPDPKLVKSIKKMALKCDVILGVHDLIIHNYGPGRTMISFHAEVPYNISIMTIHTKIDETEKMISEELGLFVVIHMDPLLIGSPEVTEAKKYVSKILKDFPYVQSFHDFRIVGDGDDKKLIFDIVVPFDEKVSEQTLENLGDTIKNKINEKHPNYDCVITVDRDYSAT; from the coding sequence ATGTTTATTAAACTCATTATTTCAAAGTTTATAAAAGACTTTGAAAATATAAATGATAAAAAAGTCAGGGAAAATTACGGTATTTTAAGTAGCATTATGGGACTTATAGTAAACATAATACTATTTATTATAGAACTAACCATCGGAATCTTTATAAATAGTATTGCGGTTATTGCTGATGCCTTTCATAATTTAGCAGATGTTAGCGCTTCAATTATAACCCTTATAGGTTTTAAGTTATCAAATAAACCTGCTGATAAAGAACATCCTTTTGGGCATGGGAGAATAGAATATTTATCTGCACTTCTTGTATCTGCAATAGTACTAATTGTAGGTTTAGAATTCATAAAGACTTCATTTTCAAGAATTCTATCACCACAGGCTGTGCATTTTAATCTTGTTTCTTTTATAATAATTTTAATTGCAATACCTCTTAAATTATGGTTAAGCTTTTTTAATAAAAATATTGGTAAAAAAATTGATTCTTCTGCATTAAAAGCATCTGGTGCTGATGCCTTAAATGATGTATATATACTTTCAAGTGTTATTTTATCTCTTTTAGTATCTGCATTTTCTACCATCTCTATAGATGGCTATGTTGGTATTTTTGTAGGTGGATTAATTGTATGGTCAGGAATTTCTTTAATGAAAGATACTATAGATCCACTTTTAGGTCAGGCACCTGATCCTAAGCTTGTAAAATCAATAAAAAAAATGGCTCTTAAATGCGATGTTATACTGGGAGTGCATGACCTTATAATACACAATTATGGGCCTGGAAGAACAATGATTTCTTTCCATGCTGAAGTCCCTTATAATATCTCAATTATGACCATACACACTAAAATAGATGAAACTGAAAAAATGATTTCTGAAGAATTGGGCTTATTTGTGGTAATTCATATGGATCCCCTTTTAATAGGTTCTCCAGAAGTAACTGAAGCCAAAAAATATGTTTCAAAAATCCTTAAAGACTTTCCGTATGTCCAATCCTTTCATGACTTTAGAATTGTCGGGGATGGTGATGATAAAAAATTAATATTTGATATAGTCGTTCCCTTTGACGAGAAAGTTTCTGAACAAACTCTGGAAAATTTAGGCGATACTATAAAGAATAAAATAAATGAAAAGCATCCTAATTATGATTGTGTAATTACAGTTGATAGAGATTATTCTGCAACTTAG
- a CDS encoding HelD family protein, with translation MERDERNSTGDINRLIEEKNKAEEFESEYLKLKGVIEIINKEIVQYVNKKKEISQYILDEREKNLEDYADDEDKVIEYFDHERYVKEETFNIIYKRLKELNILLSSPYFGKIDFEEENFGEEKIYIGRFGVTPIGSYEPLIVDWRAPIASIFYTSQLGKATYKAPAGNIEVDIKKKRQYIIKKGKLDGFFDSEVDVKDEILQMVLSKNTGDKLRDIIMTIQAEQDNIIRQERNKISVVNGVAGSGKTTIALHRVAFLLYNYRNILQDKILILGPNPVFMEYIKNVLPSLGEENVRQQTFIDFALDILPLDTYDIMSTQDYMEKILVGDSEFIKEVKHKTSDEYIKELDNLIYELEKEYRDNIKDVWYGDRKAVAIDEIEELFTEYYKAMPLFRRTQKIKRIIFSKLKDIRDEEVRKIQKDYDEAIKSSSQEELNEQGNKLLFQKKLGIRKAIKKVMDAKKALTWLQDADILRIYNRLNHDKLYTIDDTAPLIYIRIKLEGIKLQREIKHVVIDEAQDYSKLQFMVIKKLTNCLGMTVVGDSNQRLIPRFEENIAMEKMDDIFENMDFEMFRLNKSYRSTKEIMEYANYFINDTSIIPLVRDGEKVEKITLASEDEFTDTVVNSIKDMKKEGIETIGIICENMEDTKYFGKLLKTKTHINIIEKEDQIYIGGETVMPSYFAKGLEFDGVIIVSRHEKKNLDRVLYVMATRALHKLCHINISM, from the coding sequence ATGGAAAGAGATGAACGAAACAGCACTGGAGACATTAACAGACTAATTGAAGAAAAAAATAAAGCTGAAGAATTTGAAAGTGAATACTTAAAGTTAAAAGGTGTTATTGAAATTATAAATAAGGAAATAGTCCAGTATGTAAATAAGAAAAAGGAAATTTCACAATATATACTAGACGAAAGAGAGAAAAATCTTGAAGATTACGCAGATGATGAAGATAAGGTAATAGAATACTTTGATCATGAGCGCTATGTAAAAGAAGAAACCTTCAATATAATATACAAAAGGCTTAAGGAGCTTAATATATTATTATCATCACCTTATTTTGGAAAAATTGATTTTGAGGAAGAAAATTTTGGTGAAGAAAAAATATATATAGGAAGATTTGGAGTTACACCTATTGGGAGTTATGAACCATTAATTGTAGATTGGAGAGCACCAATAGCATCAATTTTTTATACTTCTCAGCTTGGCAAGGCAACATATAAAGCGCCTGCTGGTAATATAGAGGTAGATATAAAGAAGAAGAGACAATATATAATAAAAAAAGGTAAACTTGATGGTTTTTTTGATTCTGAAGTTGATGTTAAGGATGAAATACTTCAAATGGTTCTAAGTAAAAACACGGGGGATAAGCTCCGTGATATTATAATGACTATACAGGCAGAACAGGATAATATTATAAGGCAGGAAAGAAATAAAATTTCTGTGGTAAATGGAGTTGCGGGAAGTGGTAAGACAACAATTGCACTTCATAGAGTTGCTTTTCTTTTATATAATTACAGAAATATACTTCAAGATAAAATTTTGATTTTGGGACCTAATCCTGTTTTTATGGAATACATAAAAAATGTACTTCCAAGTCTTGGAGAGGAAAATGTAAGACAGCAAACGTTTATTGATTTTGCTCTCGATATACTTCCACTTGATACTTATGATATTATGAGTACTCAAGATTATATGGAAAAAATTCTTGTGGGAGATAGTGAATTTATAAAGGAAGTAAAACATAAAACCTCTGATGAATATATAAAAGAACTAGATAATCTAATTTATGAACTAGAAAAAGAGTATAGAGATAATATAAAGGACGTATGGTATGGTGATAGAAAAGCCGTTGCTATAGATGAAATAGAGGAACTGTTTACTGAATACTACAAAGCTATGCCTCTTTTTAGAAGAACACAAAAAATAAAGAGAATAATTTTTAGTAAGCTTAAGGATATAAGAGATGAGGAAGTAAGAAAAATACAAAAGGATTACGATGAAGCGATTAAAAGTAGTAGTCAGGAAGAGCTTAATGAACAAGGAAATAAACTTTTATTTCAGAAAAAGTTAGGAATACGCAAAGCTATAAAAAAGGTTATGGATGCTAAAAAAGCTCTAACTTGGCTTCAAGATGCAGATATACTTAGAATATATAATAGGCTTAATCACGATAAATTGTATACAATAGATGATACAGCACCACTTATATATATTAGGATAAAGCTTGAAGGTATAAAACTTCAGCGTGAGATAAAACATGTGGTTATAGATGAAGCACAGGATTATAGTAAACTTCAATTTATGGTAATAAAAAAGCTCACAAATTGCCTTGGAATGACTGTCGTTGGAGATTCAAATCAGAGATTAATTCCAAGATTTGAAGAAAATATTGCCATGGAAAAAATGGATGATATATTTGAGAATATGGATTTTGAAATGTTTAGGCTTAATAAAAGTTATAGATCAACAAAAGAGATAATGGAATATGCTAATTATTTTATTAATGATACTAGTATAATACCATTAGTTAGAGATGGGGAAAAGGTTGAAAAAATAACGCTAGCTAGTGAAGATGAGTTTACAGATACTGTAGTAAATTCTATAAAAGATATGAAAAAAGAAGGTATTGAAACCATAGGAATTATATGTGAAAACATGGAGGATACCAAGTATTTCGGAAAATTACTTAAGACAAAAACACATATAAATATAATAGAGAAGGAAGATCAGATATATATTGGTGGAGAAACAGTTATGCCTTCTTACTTTGCTAAAGGATTAGAGTTTGATGGTGTAATTATTGTAAGTAGGCATGAAAAGAAAAATTTAGATAGAGTTTTGTATGTAATGGCTACAAGGGCGCTTCATAAGTTATGCCATATTAATATTTCTATGTAA
- the lysA gene encoding diaminopimelate decarboxylase, with product MKLFGSMQVEKNQLYIGGISLEKLAKEYGTPLYVVDEKLVRQKCKEYYENFKVNENGNRVAYAGKAFLPIAMCQIVKEEGLSLDVVSGGELYTAYKAGFDMDNVLFHGNNKTLDEMEMGVRLNVGRFVADNFYEIENLNKIAKKMHKIQKVFLRITPGIEAHTHEYIKTGQIDSKFGFTLINGDAIKAVKEVLKFDNIELAGLHCHIGSQIFDIEPYLEETKVMFKFIKQIKEETGYEIKELDLGGGFGIYYTEKDKPKTAKQFCTAILNEAGNLVKEFNIKTPKLIIEPGRSIIGNAGSTLYTVGSIKEIPGIRKYVSVDGGMSDNIRSALYNAEYECEIINKFNDSKEKVAVAGKCCESGDILINDICISEVKSGDVLVVATTGAYGYSMANNYNKIPKPAVVLVGDGKEKLICKRESYEDMLSREL from the coding sequence GTGAAGCTATTTGGCAGTATGCAAGTGGAAAAAAATCAATTATATATAGGAGGAATAAGTTTAGAAAAATTAGCAAAAGAATATGGTACTCCTCTTTATGTAGTTGACGAAAAGTTAGTTCGACAAAAATGCAAAGAATATTATGAAAATTTTAAAGTGAATGAAAATGGAAACAGGGTAGCATATGCAGGAAAGGCATTTTTACCAATTGCTATGTGCCAGATTGTTAAAGAAGAGGGACTCAGTTTAGACGTGGTTTCTGGCGGAGAACTTTATACAGCCTATAAAGCTGGTTTTGATATGGATAATGTGCTTTTTCATGGAAATAATAAGACCTTAGATGAAATGGAAATGGGTGTAAGATTAAATGTTGGAAGATTCGTAGCTGATAATTTTTATGAAATAGAAAATTTGAATAAAATTGCTAAAAAAATGCATAAAATTCAGAAGGTGTTTTTAAGAATAACGCCAGGGATAGAAGCACATACCCATGAATATATAAAAACAGGACAAATTGATTCAAAATTTGGTTTTACATTGATAAATGGGGATGCAATTAAAGCGGTAAAAGAGGTTTTGAAATTCGATAATATAGAATTAGCTGGATTACATTGTCATATTGGATCTCAAATTTTTGATATAGAACCTTATTTAGAAGAAACTAAGGTTATGTTTAAATTTATAAAACAAATAAAAGAAGAAACAGGCTATGAAATAAAAGAACTTGATTTAGGTGGAGGGTTTGGTATTTATTATACAGAAAAGGATAAACCTAAAACTGCAAAACAATTTTGCACAGCTATATTAAATGAAGCAGGCAATTTAGTAAAAGAGTTTAATATAAAAACACCTAAATTAATTATAGAACCTGGTAGATCAATAATAGGAAATGCAGGATCAACGCTTTATACAGTAGGTTCTATAAAAGAAATACCAGGCATAAGAAAGTATGTATCTGTAGATGGAGGTATGTCAGATAATATACGATCTGCACTTTATAATGCTGAATATGAATGTGAAATTATAAATAAGTTTAATGATTCAAAGGAAAAAGTTGCAGTAGCAGGTAAGTGCTGCGAATCAGGAGATATACTCATAAATGATATTTGCATATCGGAAGTAAAGAGTGGCGATGTTTTGGTAGTAGCAACCACTGGAGCCTATGGATATTCCATGGCTAATAATTATAATAAAATACCGAAACCAGCAGTAGTATTAGTTGGAGACGGGAAAGAAAAGCTTATATGTAAGAGAGAAAGTTATGAAGATATGCTTTCAAGAGAATTATAA
- a CDS encoding FMN-dependent NADH-azoreductase yields MKKLLYISVNTKPENASVSKTVGREFINKFLEQYSEYDLIEHDLCSEYIPELDARFLNDNGEIVSGNDYALLSENDRKAVDRINQLCDEFISADVYVIAYPMWSSLFPSKLKSYIDCIIQNDKTIKISEDEVKGLLNDRERSVLCIQSSGGVYPKIISWKINHGINYLHDVLRQIGIRKFEKLLVEGVNTEDVGRDKAIEKAFNEIDNLIPKMNVRDLVKQ; encoded by the coding sequence ATGAAAAAATTATTATATATTTCTGTTAATACAAAGCCTGAAAATGCATCAGTAAGCAAAACTGTAGGAAGAGAATTTATAAATAAATTTCTTGAACAGTATTCGGAATATGATCTTATAGAGCATGATTTATGCAGCGAGTACATTCCTGAATTGGATGCTAGATTCCTTAATGATAATGGAGAAATTGTATCAGGAAATGATTATGCATTATTAAGTGAAAATGACCGAAAAGCTGTTGATAGAATAAATCAACTTTGCGATGAATTTATAAGTGCGGATGTATATGTAATTGCTTATCCTATGTGGAGTTCGCTTTTTCCTTCAAAACTTAAGTCATACATTGATTGCATAATACAAAATGATAAGACTATAAAAATTTCAGAAGATGAAGTTAAAGGACTTTTGAATGATAGGGAAAGAAGTGTTCTTTGTATACAATCATCAGGTGGGGTTTATCCAAAAATAATTTCCTGGAAAATAAATCATGGAATAAATTATCTTCATGATGTACTTAGACAAATAGGAATAAGAAAGTTTGAAAAACTTCTTGTTGAAGGTGTAAATACAGAAGATGTAGGTAGAGATAAAGCAATAGAAAAAGCTTTTAATGAAATTGATAATTTGATTCCTAAAATGAATGTAAGAGATTTGGTAAAACAGTAA
- a CDS encoding phosphatase PAP2 family protein, whose product MFANNILTGQYNIEIIKFLQQFSNPFLDKIAEAVTMTAEEYFIIAFIAIIYLCIDKKLGYIMAVTILYSSIINYYVKSVFKIKRPIGTFGIRSLRLQTADGYSFPSGHTQGATVFWLLLVKHIKKTYIYVIAAIMIILVGISRIYLGVHRPIDVIGGFIFGSFCVEVLNRTNKLKKYKKNLVIFLVIIFPMMAITICINDAKLYQELGAVLGFIIGHDIQEKYIKFNPKTNAINNIIKILITILGMIILKVLFDAILPKMLVFYFIKYFCILLWFTTGNLYLITKICKTSSL is encoded by the coding sequence TTGTTTGCTAATAATATTTTAACAGGGCAATATAACATAGAAATAATAAAATTTTTACAACAATTTTCTAATCCCTTTTTAGATAAAATAGCTGAAGCGGTTACTATGACAGCAGAAGAATATTTTATAATAGCATTCATTGCAATAATATATTTATGTATAGATAAAAAACTTGGATACATAATGGCAGTAACAATTTTATATAGCAGTATAATAAATTATTATGTTAAAAGTGTTTTTAAAATAAAAAGACCCATAGGAACCTTTGGCATAAGATCACTTAGGTTACAGACAGCAGATGGATATTCTTTTCCAAGTGGACATACTCAGGGGGCCACTGTTTTTTGGCTTTTATTGGTCAAACATATAAAAAAAACTTACATATATGTTATTGCAGCTATAATGATAATTCTTGTTGGTATATCAAGAATTTATCTTGGAGTCCATAGACCTATAGATGTTATAGGTGGATTTATATTTGGAAGCTTTTGTGTTGAAGTTCTAAATAGGACAAATAAATTGAAAAAGTACAAAAAAAACTTAGTCATATTTCTAGTGATTATTTTTCCAATGATGGCAATCACAATATGTATTAATGATGCTAAATTATATCAGGAATTAGGTGCAGTGTTAGGTTTTATAATTGGACATGATATTCAAGAAAAATATATAAAGTTTAATCCTAAAACTAATGCTATAAATAATATAATAAAGATTTTAATAACGATTTTAGGAATGATTATTTTAAAAGTGTTATTTGATGCTATTTTACCTAAAATGTTAGTGTTTTATTTTATAAAGTATTTTTGTATTTTATTATGGTTTACTACTGGTAATTTATATCTAATTACGAAAATATGTAAGACTTCAAGTTTATAG